A window of the Proteus terrae subsp. cibarius genome harbors these coding sequences:
- the ureG gene encoding urease accessory protein UreG — translation MQEYNQPLRIGVGGPVGSGKTALLEVLCKAMRDTYEIAVVTNDIYTQEDAKILTRAEALDADRIIGVETGGCPHTAIREDASMNLAAVEELAMRHKNLDIVFVESGGDNLSATFSPELADLTIYVIDVAEGEKIPRKGGPGITHSDLLVINKIDLAPYVGASLEVMEADTARMRPVKPYVFTNLKEKVGLETIIDFIIDKGMLRR, via the coding sequence ATGCAAGAATATAATCAACCACTTCGTATTGGTGTTGGTGGTCCTGTTGGATCAGGAAAAACGGCACTGTTAGAAGTTCTTTGTAAAGCAATGCGCGACACTTATGAAATCGCGGTTGTTACTAACGATATTTATACTCAAGAAGATGCCAAGATCTTAACGCGAGCTGAAGCATTAGATGCGGATCGTATTATTGGTGTTGAAACGGGTGGCTGTCCTCATACTGCTATTCGTGAGGATGCATCAATGAACCTTGCGGCGGTTGAAGAATTAGCAATGCGCCACAAAAATCTTGATATCGTTTTTGTGGAAAGTGGTGGTGATAACTTAAGTGCGACATTTAGCCCAGAGCTTGCTGATTTAACCATTTATGTAATTGATGTGGCTGAAGGGGAAAAAATTCCACGTAAAGGTGGCCCAGGTATTACACATTCAGACCTATTAGTTATTAATAAAATCGATCTGGCACCTTATGTTGGCGCATCATTAGAAGTGATGGAAGCAGACACAGCAAGAATGCGTCCTGTGAAGCCTTATGTTTTCACAAATCTAAAAGAAAAAGTGGGCTTAGAAACTATTATCGATTTTATCATTGATAAAGGCATGCTAAGACGCTAA
- the dolP gene encoding division/outer membrane stress-associated lipid-binding lipoprotein yields MKLLPITAVLCSALLLQGCIGAAVVGTAAVAGKTATDPRSLGQQVDDGTLEARVSGALNKNEQIKKSNSRIVATAYQGNILLTGQSPDMSVANTAKQVASKVEGVNNVYNEVRQGEPVTLGTASSDTWLTTKVRSQILGSDSVKSSSVKVITENGEVFLFGILTRQEGAAVAKIASETKGVVKVTTAFTYLN; encoded by the coding sequence ATGAAATTGCTTCCTATCACTGCAGTGCTATGTTCTGCACTTTTACTGCAAGGTTGTATCGGCGCAGCGGTTGTTGGCACTGCCGCAGTTGCGGGTAAGACTGCAACCGATCCTCGCTCATTAGGGCAACAAGTTGACGATGGTACATTGGAAGCACGTGTTTCTGGTGCTCTAAACAAAAACGAACAGATCAAGAAAAGCAATTCACGTATCGTAGCTACAGCTTATCAAGGCAATATTCTGTTAACAGGCCAAAGCCCTGATATGTCTGTTGCGAATACAGCAAAACAAGTTGCGAGTAAGGTTGAAGGCGTGAATAACGTCTATAACGAAGTCCGCCAAGGCGAACCTGTGACATTAGGCACAGCGTCTTCAGATACATGGTTAACAACCAAAGTTCGCTCTCAGATTTTAGGCAGTGATTCAGTAAAGTCTTCTTCTGTAAAAGTGATCACTGAAAATGGTGAAGTGTTCTTATTTGGTATTTTGACTCGCCAAGAAGGGGCTGCGGTTGCAAAAATTGCTAGCGAAACCAAAGGTGTAGTAAAAGTAACCACGGCATTTACTTACCTTAACTGA
- a CDS encoding urease accessory protein UreF encodes MLADLRLYQLVSPSLPVGSFTYSQGLEWAIEKGWVCCPQTLADWLSTQMTSTLATLELPILRRLQENLAQAKMSEVKYWCDFIVASRETKELRQEERQRGIAFARLLPQLDIELDETLQACVKQTQLMAFALAAVKWNISAEKLCCAYAWGWLENTVMSGVKLIPLGQSAGQKILFTLAEQIPAIVEQSAHWPTEDIGSFTPAQIIASSRHETQYTRLFRS; translated from the coding sequence ATGCTTGCAGATCTGCGCTTATATCAATTAGTCAGTCCTTCTTTACCTGTGGGATCGTTTACTTATTCTCAAGGATTAGAGTGGGCGATTGAAAAGGGCTGGGTTTGTTGTCCTCAAACATTAGCGGATTGGCTAAGTACCCAAATGACCAGCACTTTAGCAACGTTAGAGCTCCCTATCTTACGGCGATTACAAGAAAATTTAGCTCAAGCCAAAATGAGTGAAGTGAAGTATTGGTGTGATTTTATTGTCGCAAGTCGTGAAACTAAAGAGTTGCGACAAGAAGAGCGCCAACGAGGCATCGCTTTTGCTCGTTTACTTCCTCAATTAGATATTGAGTTAGATGAAACCTTACAAGCTTGTGTAAAACAGACACAACTTATGGCATTTGCGTTAGCTGCTGTGAAATGGAACATTTCTGCTGAAAAGTTATGTTGTGCTTATGCTTGGGGTTGGCTTGAAAATACGGTGATGTCAGGAGTGAAACTGATCCCTTTAGGGCAAAGTGCGGGGCAGAAGATATTGTTTACATTAGCAGAGCAGATCCCTGCGATTGTAGAGCAATCTGCACATTGGCCCACTGAAGATATTGGGAGTTTTACACCGGCGCAAATTATTGCCAGTAGTCGCCATGAAACACAATACACTCGACTTTTTCGTTCATGA
- the ureC gene encoding urease subunit alpha, whose protein sequence is MKTISRQAYADMFGPTTGDRLRLADTELFLEIEKDFTTYGEEVKFGGGKVIRDGMGQSQVVNAECVDVLITNAIILDHWGIVKADIGIKDGRIVGIGKAGNPDVQPNVDIVVGPATEVVAGEGKIVTAGGVDTHIHFICPQQAQEGLVSGVTTFIGGGTGPVAGTNATTVTPGIWNMHRMLEAVDELPINVGLFGKGCVSQPEAVREQIEAGAIGLKIHEDWGATPMAIHNCLNVADEMDVQVAIHSDTLNEGGFYEETVKAIAGRVIHVFHTEGAGGGHAPDVIKSVGEPNILPASTNPTMPYTINTVDEHLDMLMVCHHLDPSIPEDVAFAESRIRRETIAAEDILHDMGAISVMSSDSQAMGRVGEVILRTWQCAHKMKLQRGTLDGDTAESDNHRIKRYVAKYTINPALAHGIAHEVGSIEKGKLADLVLWDPAFFGVKPALIMKGGMVAYAPMGDINAAIPTPQPVHYRPMYACLGKAKYQTSMIFMSKAGIEAGVPEKLGLKSLIGRVKGCRNITKASMIHNSYVPHIELDPQTYIVKADGVPLVCEPATQLPMAQRYFLF, encoded by the coding sequence ATGAAAACTATCTCACGTCAAGCTTATGCAGATATGTTTGGTCCAACAACTGGCGACCGTCTGAGATTGGCCGATACTGAGCTTTTTCTCGAAATTGAAAAAGACTTCACGACTTATGGCGAAGAGGTCAAATTTGGTGGTGGTAAAGTTATTCGCGATGGCATGGGGCAAAGCCAAGTTGTCAATGCTGAATGTGTCGATGTGCTGATTACAAACGCCATTATTTTAGATCATTGGGGTATTGTAAAAGCGGATATCGGTATTAAAGATGGCCGCATTGTGGGTATCGGTAAAGCGGGGAATCCTGATGTTCAACCTAATGTAGATATTGTTGTAGGGCCTGCTACAGAAGTGGTTGCAGGTGAAGGCAAAATTGTTACCGCTGGTGGCGTTGATACGCATATTCACTTTATCTGCCCTCAACAAGCACAAGAAGGTTTAGTGTCTGGTGTCACCACGTTTATTGGTGGTGGTACAGGGCCTGTTGCTGGAACAAATGCAACCACAGTAACGCCAGGTATTTGGAATATGCACCGCATGTTAGAAGCCGTTGATGAATTGCCTATTAATGTGGGTTTATTCGGTAAAGGCTGTGTGAGTCAACCAGAAGCCGTTCGCGAGCAAATTGAAGCCGGTGCTATTGGTTTAAAAATCCATGAAGACTGGGGTGCAACACCGATGGCAATTCATAACTGCCTTAATGTTGCCGATGAAATGGATGTGCAAGTCGCTATTCACTCTGACACTTTAAATGAAGGCGGTTTCTACGAGGAAACTGTGAAAGCGATAGCAGGTCGTGTGATCCACGTTTTCCACACAGAAGGCGCAGGTGGTGGGCATGCACCTGATGTAATTAAATCAGTTGGTGAGCCGAATATTTTGCCTGCTTCTACTAACCCAACAATGCCTTATACCATTAACACTGTAGATGAGCATCTTGATATGTTGATGGTTTGCCATCACCTTGATCCGTCTATTCCTGAAGATGTGGCTTTTGCTGAATCTCGTATTCGCCGTGAAACCATCGCAGCAGAAGATATCTTACATGATATGGGTGCTATTTCTGTTATGTCATCAGACTCACAGGCAATGGGACGCGTAGGCGAAGTTATTCTTCGTACTTGGCAATGTGCGCACAAAATGAAATTACAGCGCGGTACATTAGACGGTGATACCGCTGAAAGTGATAACCATCGTATTAAACGTTATGTTGCGAAATACACGATCAATCCTGCTTTAGCACATGGTATTGCACACGAAGTCGGCTCTATTGAGAAAGGTAAATTAGCGGATCTGGTTTTATGGGATCCAGCTTTTTTTGGTGTGAAACCTGCGTTGATCATGAAAGGTGGCATGGTAGCTTATGCGCCAATGGGTGATATTAATGCGGCTATTCCAACACCTCAGCCTGTACATTATCGCCCAATGTATGCTTGCTTAGGTAAAGCGAAATATCAGACGTCGATGATCTTTATGTCAAAAGCGGGCATTGAAGCTGGAGTGCCTGAAAAGCTGGGCTTAAAGAGCTTAATTGGTCGTGTTAAAGGCTGTCGTAACATCACTAAAGCTTCGATGATCCACAATAGTTATGTGCCTCATATCGAGCTTGATCCTCAAACCTATATTGTGAAAGCTGATGGTGTGCCATTAGTGTGTGAACCTGCAACGCAATTACCAATGGCACAACGCTATTTCCTCTTTTGA
- the ureE gene encoding urease accessory protein UreE, whose translation MKRFTQLIDKQKALELVTPEIQAITLCLTMDERTKSRLKVTLSDGQEAGLFLPRGTVLKEGDILLSEDNTLVTIEAAKEQVSTVYSDDPLLLARVCYHLGNRHVPLQIEAGWCRYFHDHVLDDMARGLGANVVVELEKYQPEPGAYGGSSGGHHHHSHDDHHHH comes from the coding sequence ATGAAAAGATTTACTCAACTTATTGATAAACAAAAAGCGCTTGAATTAGTAACGCCAGAAATACAGGCTATTACTTTATGCTTAACGATGGATGAAAGAACCAAAAGTCGTTTAAAAGTGACGTTAAGTGATGGGCAAGAAGCGGGGCTATTTTTGCCTCGCGGTACAGTGCTAAAAGAAGGTGATATCTTACTGTCAGAAGATAATACGCTAGTCACAATTGAAGCGGCAAAAGAGCAAGTTTCAACGGTATATAGTGACGATCCGCTGTTATTGGCTCGTGTTTGCTACCACTTAGGTAATCGTCATGTTCCATTACAAATCGAAGCGGGTTGGTGTCGTTATTTTCACGATCATGTTTTAGATGATATGGCGAGAGGTTTAGGTGCCAATGTGGTTGTGGAATTAGAGAAATACCAACCTGAGCCGGGCGCTTATGGTGGGTCGTCAGGTGGTCATCATCATCACTCTCATGACGATCATCATCATCACTAA